The region TCGATATCGAGATGCCGATGAACCGCGGCCGAATCCGGCGCGCCATCCCGATGAGATCGTTCATGGGAGCACTGGCGCCCAGGAACGTGACATCCCATCCGTCGGCCTCGAGACAATGGGAAATCATCCTGGCGCCCAGTTCGTGCAGCTCACCGACAGCCGCGGAGATGAGCGCCCGTCCGCGGGTTTTTGGGGAAAGACCGGCTTTCCCCTGCAGGGTGGCCACGACGGCCTGCGCCGTCGCCGTTGCGAGATGCTCTTCGGCGACGGTCACCTCTCCGCGCTCCCAGCGGTTCCCCACCTCATACATTGCCGGCTGGAGCGTGTTCTGATAGAACGCACGGGGGTCGGACGAAGGCTGCAGGCGCTTTTCCCCGATCTCGATGGCGCGCGGCAGATCCTGGTTCAGCAGGATATCGAGAAACGTCTCCGTATCGTCGGGCAAGGGCTGCTCGGGGGGAGCCGACAACACGTCTGCGATCCGGAGCACCGCATCATGGTGCTCCAGCATCCAGTCGTAAACCGGCAGGATCGCCGCAGCCGCATCGGGCATGAGTTCATTCCGGATAGCCTGTTTCCACGCATTCAATTCCACGGGGAAATACGCGTGTGAAAAGCCGTGCTGCTGATACGTGCGGTAAACCCAGGGCATGATCGATGCGAGAAGCCTGAAAGCGCTCAGATGCAGAACCGTCGTCAAAAACATCGCATGGTTGCGGTGATTGTCCTGCATCATTTCGACGTTGGCCGTCGTTCCGATGAGGTCGGTCAGATACGGTCGCGCCATCAGGGTCAGGTTCACCCGCTCGGTCAGCAGGCCTTTCCGGGCATCATACGCTTCCGCGGCAGCTGCGGGAATGGGACTCAGGCGGCCGGTATCGGCCAGCAGTTGTTGCATACGGAATCCTCCGGTGAAAACACTTTGATCCAGTATGCCACAAGTCCGCGCCCCCTGTCCGCAACGGCGACAAATTCGGGAAAAGGAATGGGTCAGGGTTTCGGCGGATGCGCGGAGAGTCCTTTGACGACGAGCCTGAGCGCTCCGTCAACGTCGGAAGCGAGCCCGCGGGTCGATCGGGTGAGGGTCCATCGGATCAGGCTTCCCTGGAGAACCCCGAGAATGGCCAGCAATGCGGATCTGATGTGGAGATCCGGCGGGAATTCTCCCGATGTGCACCCCTCCTGAATCACCGCCGCCATGACGGAGGCGATGCGCTCCCCTTTTTCGTTGAGAACGGCGGCGACCGCCGGCTGCTCCGCAACGCTGGCCTCGGAAAGAAGCAGCACGGGGTTGAACTGGTGCTCGAAAAGATGGTTCAGATGGAGTTTTCCAAGCTTGATCAGCTTGTCAGAGGCGGAAGCGGACTCGGCTTTCAGGGCCGTCAGCTTTTCCTCCCAGCCGTCGAACATGAATCTGACGAGTTCCCCGAGCAGCTCTTCCTTGTTGCGGAAGTGGCGGTACACCGCCGGCTCGGTGATGGCGACCGCCTCGCCGAGCCGGCGCATGGTCAGCCTCGAGGCGCCCTCGAGGAAAATCAGATTCCGGGCGGCAAGAAGAATCTCGCTCTTTCGGCTCTGTTCATTCGCTGATGGGCGCTTCATGGCGATGTTCCACTCCTTCGTCATTTCCCGTGACTCGCGCAGGAACCGCCGCAGCCGGGCTCCTTCGCGGACCCCGTTTCACCCAGTTGAGCAGAGGAGTGACATCACCTTTTTCAAGAGCTTCCCTGGCCTCGATGAGAGCGGGCCCTGCAAACGTGTCACAATACGCATGGAGAACGGCGGGGAAAAGGGCGCCCAGCATGATTGCAAACAAGACCATATATAATGCAGATTTCATATTGTATCTTCTGTTATACATTATTGAGACCTGCAGAATGAAAACCAACCGTTCGCCCTGAGCTTGTCGAAGGGCGAAATGAGGAACCACCGGCAAGTGGCTGTTCGTGCTTCGACAGGCTCAGCACGAACGGGACCGCAGCATTGGCTTTCGTTCTGCGGGAATCGCGACATGTGAAGATTCGGGGTCTGTTCGGGCGTCTCAGCAGCAGCAGGCCGTGCAGCCTCCGCATGCGGCTTGGGGGGGATAGGCGTCAAAGAGGGTTTCGATCAACCGGTGGAACTCTTCATGTTTTCCGGCCCCGATTCTCGTTTCTTCGAGACGGTCGAACTCTCGGAGCGATTCCTGCTGACGATCGCTCGACAGGACGCGGTCCCCCATCGGGAACAGGACCTGATTTTCCTTCTGGATGTGCGCGGAAAGAAACGCCGTGTAGTCCCAAGCCGCGAGAATGAAGCGTTCGACGGCATCGGCCTGACAGGCGGTCACGCCGTCGAGCTGCGACTTCATGCGGCTGATCGCGCCCCGTCCTTCCTGCTGTTCGGTCAGCATGGCCCCGATCGGGCCTCTCTCGCGAGGAATGCCCGCCGCTTCGTAGGCCGGAAACAGGAACTCCTCTTCTTTCGCGTGGTGGCACGTGTCGGCAAACACATGGAAAAACTCGCCGATGCGTGCGAGATGCGCCGGCGGAACGGCTTCCCCCTGTTCGAGCTTGATGCATATTCGATCGAGCACCCCGAGCATGGCGAGGTCAGCCGCCGGCGCGTTTTGCCTTGTAGCCCTGCTTTTGGAGAGCATCGACGATCGCGTCGGCATGATCGCCCTGGATCACGATGACGCCGTCCTTCGCCGTGCCGCCGCAACCGCAGCGCTTTTTCAGCACTCCGGCGATCTCGGCCAGTTTCGCCTCGTCGACGGGCAGCCCCATCACGACCGTCGCCGTCTTCCCGCCGCGCCCCCTGGTCTCCCGCTGAACGCGGGCGATGCCGTCAACCGGCCCCGAACGCACCTCTTCGGCTCCCGGTTGTCGCCTCTTCACGGGCCGGCATGTGCAGGATGCGACGGGACGCTCGCACCCAGGGCAGATTCTTCCGTTTTCCGACGTATAGACGAGTTTTGAACCGCTCATTGCTTCCTCCTGCACACCCTTTGCCGCGCCGCGGGCGCAAGCGTCATTTCATCTCTCCCGGCGGCCACGACGACAAAAAAATCAGTATCTGACGTCATTTCCGTGAAGCATCGTTCGGATGTTCGCGGCAGACAGGCCACCAGGCGGCCAGAACAGGCAGGATCCAGGGCAAAATGCCCGGCGGAGCAGCCAGGAACAGACCGCCGATGGGGTCCTGCGCGGGGAACCAACCGCAGACCAGCACGATATGAGGCGCTGTCCATGCGAGATCCAGGGCGACCGCCGAAAAAACGCTTCGGAATCGTCCGTTGACGCCGGCCAATCGCCTTCCAACGCCGAGGGCCGCCACCCAGGCGCCGGGGTCGCCACCCAATCCGCTCCGGAACAGGGCGTAGGCGAAGGCGATCCACCACGCTCCCCCGCCGGCGTTCCGGCCGGGCCACGTGCGCGTCACGCGACCGAACAGTGTCCAGAATGCGAGACCGGCTGTTATATTGATCAATATAGTCAAACCCAGATCGGAAAACCCGTTTTCCGTTCGTTCCCAGCCGGCGAACGTTGCTGCAGCCATCGCCGGTATCCAGGCCGAGACGCAAAGGACGCCCCATGTCACGGGATTCGTATCATCGTCATAACGCCTGGAGGATGTCTGCATCAGCGTTTCGCGGACGGCGACCCCGTCGGCTCCTCCAATCCGGCCGAACGTTCGCGCAAGAGCCAACCACGAAATCACGACCAGGGCTTCCGCGAGGATGATTCTGCCCCGATCGTCGCCGACATCGACGCCCGCGTAGGGTAAAAAGCCCACGGTCAGCAACCGGAGGAGCCACGCAGCGCCGAACGTGCTTCCCAGGAGAGTCACCCAGCGCAACGTCAGAGCGCCCGCTGAACGGGATTTCCACCAGACATCGACCAGCGCGGCCACCAGGACGCGCATCCGCCGATAGAAAACGACCAGCAGGAACGTGAGACCGAAGGAAAGAATCCAGCCGGCACCTTCGTTTCGCACCGGGC is a window of Candidatus Ozemobacteraceae bacterium DNA encoding:
- a CDS encoding cobalamin B12-binding domain-containing protein is translated as MQQLLADTGRLSPIPAAAAEAYDARKGLLTERVNLTLMARPYLTDLIGTTANVEMMQDNHRNHAMFLTTVLHLSAFRLLASIMPWVYRTYQQHGFSHAYFPVELNAWKQAIRNELMPDAAAAILPVYDWMLEHHDAVLRIADVLSAPPEQPLPDDTETFLDILLNQDLPRAIEIGEKRLQPSSDPRAFYQNTLQPAMYEVGNRWERGEVTVAEEHLATATAQAVVATLQGKAGLSPKTRGRALISAAVGELHELGARMISHCLEADGWDVTFLGASAPMNDLIGMARRIRPRFIGISISMPYHLHHVKRLIDVLAADPELNKIPLLIGGQVFAMFPEAAACLPGAKIVATPAEAIELARGWGIG
- a CDS encoding hemerythrin domain-containing protein — protein: MPTRSSMLSKSRATRQNAPAADLAMLGVLDRICIKLEQGEAVPPAHLARIGEFFHVFADTCHHAKEEEFLFPAYEAAGIPRERGPIGAMLTEQQEGRGAISRMKSQLDGVTACQADAVERFILAAWDYTAFLSAHIQKENQVLFPMGDRVLSSDRQQESLREFDRLEETRIGAGKHEEFHRLIETLFDAYPPQAACGGCTACCC
- a CDS encoding translation initiation factor Sui1; its protein translation is MSGSKLVYTSENGRICPGCERPVASCTCRPVKRRQPGAEEVRSGPVDGIARVQRETRGRGGKTATVVMGLPVDEAKLAEIAGVLKKRCGCGGTAKDGVIVIQGDHADAIVDALQKQGYKAKRAGG
- a CDS encoding TetR/AcrR family transcriptional regulator; the protein is MKRPSANEQSRKSEILLAARNLIFLEGASRLTMRRLGEAVAITEPAVYRHFRNKEELLGELVRFMFDGWEEKLTALKAESASASDKLIKLGKLHLNHLFEHQFNPVLLLSEASVAEQPAVAAVLNEKGERIASVMAAVIQEGCTSGEFPPDLHIRSALLAILGVLQGSLIRWTLTRSTRGLASDVDGALRLVVKGLSAHPPKP